The window ctcccttgggggcgtcattcttggaggtacacacgtgatcgagggaccagaggacggattctttggtggagcggtgcttcatcctacACACTGATGTCGACGGATCTTTGACGGCGCGGCACAGTGCAGATTCGGAgttcgctgtgggaggatggactcgcgcaggaggacgaCGCTGTCGGGCGTCGTGGgggcgtcgatggcagagagacctggcacgatacatgcaacagtacagctctgaagatggattggtggcaggtggctgcggcggcctcatacccggcaggcgtcctggttgaggaatgcaccggactggtaggtgccccatacccggcaggcgtcctggttgggacctcaggtattagatgtttaggtttggctgcgatgtctgtttggtattaggcccagactatctgCGCCTCCTCATCAattggataggtgtagcgacagttgttgcttagacggtggctttagtcttgctGTTGTATGGCTTTataaggtcttgtgagaataattaataaagtggccgtatgcatcacccagatgcagaggccgggggtcatcctccttttctaaaaaaaacttaGGAGTTATCAAAGTTTATAAATCATCATGTGACCTAGAGTATGGTAAAAAAGACACAAGCAAAGATACTTGCAAATATGTGTATATACTCGAAGTATAGTGTATAAATAGGTCAAGCAACTAAGTTCTTTGTCACGTACGTACTCACCTCACGTCTACAAGAACTTACAAATATCAGTTATCATATTAGCCAAACTATTTTAAAATACCTCGATCAATATATCTACATATACATTCACATGGACGTTGatatatagatggatcatatcatatcagGTAGGGTGTGTTCAGTTGGGTATGAGCTTGAAGTGGGGCTTCTGCATGGACGGGGTTGGGTCGTAGGTGCCGTAGTCACTGGTGGTGACGTCCTTGAGCATCCGGGAGTGCACCAGCTGTGCCATAGCTTCGTCCTGGACCTCTCCTTGCTGACCAAGAGACTCCTGATCTACTATGAAGCTCGGCCGCTGTCTCCCTGAAAACAGCAGAATCATCCATCAAACCTTGTAAAAAGCCTAACAACTCAGAAGAAAGTGCATCTGTTTTCTCATGACCCAGACCCACAGCATGCATGGATCACCTAATTATTAAGCCACAGCTCGGCATCTTGTTCCCTTCAAATCTGTTGATGCATTTGTAACAGTAAGAAGCAAAATACATGTCGTGGCCATGTGAGCTAGGACCTAGGCAGGAACTGCACTGCACTATACTGCACTACATCACATGTAGATGCAAGAGGTTGAAGCAGGAGGAAACTAGATCAAGAACTTCTTAGATTCTTCGTCCAAAAGGGATTTCCTGGCTATCTAGAACGAAGAACAGCACAGTCACACGAACCTGCCAGGGAAGTGGAGAGCAGCAGCGCGAAGAAGGCGAGGGCGAAGAGGGAGGCGGATCTCCGGGGCATCCCCATCTCCGGGTTACTCACGCGATGCATGCGCTCtcgctccctcagtagtaacgcATGGAAGGCGTGAACCAACGTCAGACGCTCGAGGTGAAGGTGAAGCAGAGGCCTCTTCTTCTTCCACCTAGAAAGCAGAATATATAACTGGGTAGTTAGGCAATGCCTTACGCGCGGCGCGACAAATAATGCGAATCCCACTCACTGCCTCTGAGCAAGTTCCAAAGGGATGATGGAGGAATTTCGATGTTTTTCATTTGTTTTGCCTGCGGCAAAAGTGGAGGGCCGGCAGGTTCCGTATGGAGTTTTCAGGGCGGTTGGTCACCGTGGTCTCTGGTCTCTTGCTCGTTTTCAGCTCTGATAGTGGTTATTAGTAGTAGCAGGCAGTGGCTGACAAGTGCACCATGCCAAATGGCTTCTTTTGGTTAAAAACTAGGTGTGTTCTGCactgtttttctttcctttttctggCGCTGCTTTGCCGCGTGTTTTAGGGGACTGGCTAAGCTAATTAAGTGGTCTCTGGCTCTGGTTAGTGCCACCGGTGGTTGCATGACTAAAAGCCGGTCGTATTTGCAGGACGGATTCCCGGGTTCAGAATCAGATATCGATCGGCTTTCATCCATCAACATGCACGTTGCTACTTGGGGTAACTTAACTCTAGGGTCTTTATTAGGAGCATACCATGTGCTGAAAGCACAGCGCACCAAGTTTCTCCTCAGATCCAGCAAGCCTAGCATGCATCTCTTTCAGAAATCCACCACCATGACACACCCTAAATCGTCTCTACACGCCCAAGCAGGCAATTCATCTTTGGCTCGCACGAAAGGTAAATCGATCCTTGACGCCGTTTCTCGCGCCAACATTTTTGTCGTGACCGATGAACCGGGGAATCATACGAGATAAAAAGCAAACCATTGACATGGTTCGAAAGAAAAGCAAACCTTTGAGTGTTAATAATGGCAAGTAGGCTGAGATGAGGGTAACAGCAGTGGGACAGTGTACTGCATTGTTCAGGGTGTGTGCATGGATCACATACATAGGGCTAGACAATGGGCAGTGCTCAGGCATGTCCTCTCTCTGTCACCATGCTTTCAGTCGGTTAGCATATTCCATCACCATGCCAGAGGAACAGCTGAAAGGTAAATCTGTCGATCCGACGCTCCTCGGTCGCGCACGCTCGCGGCTCGCGTGACGGAATAGAACTGCGAGACAAGGAGAATTTCAAAACCTGATTTGAGTGGGTGAGACGGCTGAGGAGAGATAGTGCTCCTGATGATGCCCAGGTAGAAAGTAGCAGGCAAGCACACTGTGGTCAGGAGCCAGTACCAGTAGTGGAGCATAAAGCTAGAGCACCACTACGAGCATACACACAAAGTATTCGATCGGATGCCGTCTTTACGGGCGAGCAGACCCTAATTAGACACACATGTTGGCGACGGCAAAGCCATGGCCGTGCTTTTGGTTTGCCTTTAATTTGCTTTGCCATACCCTCCTCCTGTGATCCATTCATCTTTGTGTGCAGTGTAGCTAAAGATGGTTGAGTGTGATCAGGGATCTGCGTGTGGGGCTGCGAGATTTGGACCTGACAGTTTTAGGGGCACTCAGTGGGCATCATGGGATCAAAGCTGCTTTTGTTTCTGTGTAGTGCGTTGGGGCAGACCAAGCACTGGTGGTGGACAATACATGCTTTAattcttgcgtggtttcatgggcACAAAGAATGCAAGCGGCGAACGTGAAAGATTAAAGGCACATTTGATTAGTACTAGTAACCAAAAAATCTATCAAAGCATAGCAGGAGGTCATGACAATCAAGTCAGCAAAACAAGCACATTCATTATCAAGACAAACTTGATGCCAAACTTGAAGTCACCTGCATATTCTCCATATCATATATGTAGGTATACATCGAGGACTACGTTGACTCCTACAAAATAAGTTCACCTCTGCAAAGTTGATGTTGACTTTATTCCATGAGAAACATGTATGTAAATATCTTTATCATTCTGGAAACAGGTGGGTTGCATCTCTCACCCTCAAGTCCTAGAGAACACATCCAAATTCGAAATATTCAAACAATAAACCTGGAAGTGAGAGGAGAAGATTTTTCTTTCTTGTCAAGTTGTCATGCAAGTTCATTCTGACGATATTCCCAGCATATCCATCAGAGGACCCAACACCTCTCTGCAAAATATGTGTTGTCTATAATCGATCATTTGCAAGAAATATATCTGTGATTACAGCATAAAGATTAAGGCATCTTATGAAGGAATTTCGTAAAACATAGCAAATGTTCTAGCAAAATGCATCGGCAAGTAAAAAAGAAACAGATAAGTTTTTGGCATCAACTGCAAAAGGGCGAGTGCACCTTCGTTTGCAAATATCACATAAATTTTCAATCCAATCAAATTTAGTATATACATTCACTTTACATTTTACCAGACGTAATTTGGAAATAATCTATGGTAAACCAGTAAATGAATAAATCAGAAAAAAATACAGTAGTAACTCAGTTTGTACTACAAAGTTACAAAATCTAAGAAAATGCTTACAATCAGAAATTTATTAACCAAGTTCTCCTATCATGCAAGTAATGTCCCTGCAAACCATGTAGTTTGAATCCACAACTTTAAACCATGTAAACTATTACTAGTACAAAAGGTTTTGTGGTGGTTTTGGTACACAATCCTCAGGCGGTTTTGTCTACCGtctcttgcaaaccagagctacTACTTGCATTATTGGAGGTGGTTGAGAAACCAACTGGGGAAATACCCACCTCAACAGTCGGTTCTTGCGACAGAACCGACTAGGATGATTTACAATCTCAGTAGCCTCTGCTCGAAGAACCGATTAGAAAAGTTAGCGGCCATAGTTGGTTTCATGTATAAAACTGACTAGAATATTAATTAGTATTCTAGTCAGTCTCTCCTACAAAATTGGCTGTAGTGATTAACAAAACCTCAGGCTCGTGAAGTTGATCCTAATATTAAGATAAGAGTACTATATTTTGCCTTTATCAAGAAGGATAGCAACAATAAACCAGTTGTAGCTACATATGGTTTTAATATCTCTTAGTTAACTGATGTTACAGGCTCAAAATGCAGAAGTTTATTGATGGGTGTATGCATCGATTGATGCAGAGGCAGAGAGTTTAAacctccttttccaaaaaaaaaaagtATCTCTTACCTTTTATTGAAGTGAAAAAGGATACAATGCGGCTCGTGGAGACGTTCTTTTGCTTCGTTTAACTTGACTGTAGTATGAAGCATCCGATGGTGCTGGCATCCAAAGCTTTCGGATTGAACATGCCAAACAGGTCCTCCTAAGGAACCATCAATTCACTCTGATTGTTGTGGAGGAAGCCCTCAAGTTTAATAAGTGCAATCAACGAGGCTTGCAGACTCTTATGCCTTTTTTGAAATTGTCAATGTAATACTTGTGCAAGGAGGTACAAGCTTGTGGGTCATATATCTCGCCTTATGTACAAGTGGTTTCACGGGCTTGTACGCCATGACTACGTCTAGTAGTGATAAGTCTTCTTTTTAAATGTTGGCAAGTGAGCTGCCAAATCCATTGATTAGTAAGCGTATTATAAGAACACCCTTAAAAAGGAATGCACCGCATAGAGGTGAGTGACAAAAAATAAGAAATAAAATGTTGCTCGGTTTATTGAGGGAACCGTGCGGATACCTGAACAACACCTAGCTACACTAGACCTGCATCTATCTAAGCTATTAGTGGGCTGGTTTGAACTATTGATTTACTGAATCGAGTGAAGCTGTGTTACGTAACATATAGGTCGCCAAGGCCTAGAAGTACAAGTGATCGCCCTAACGGTCACTCTCAAACTCACTACTTGAGTGACGAAAGTCACTTAGCTTCTTTAATAGGGCTTGCCAAAGAACCCCTCCGGGGCCCCggaaagaggaagaaggagataGAGCAAAGGTCTCCTCTTTCTGTCCGCTCTTCCCGGCATGTAGAGATCCGATTGGGCTTATAGTTTAATTGGTTGAAACGTACCGCTCATACAAAACGCCAGAAGGCCAACATGTACACCCTATCGGACACTCGAGCGCCTTCACCGCTACCAGAGTACACATCAAAAACCGTCGTATTAATGTGGGCTGCCACAAGCATATCCGCAAACCTTGATGATACTGGAGAGGAACGCTATGTCCAATAGAGCGAACCTAGATTGCTCTGAGCCCATGAGTTTAGCAAATATAACTCCCTGTATGTGGAGGGTGCTCCTGATGTCATCATGGAGATGTCACGCTAGCCATTGCCGACCATCTTCACGAGCCCTAAGTCCCTCTGATGGAGCCTAACTCCAAGACGATGCCACCGAGAGGAAACACGACATCGAGCAAAACCAATTGCGTCGCCATCATCCGATCCGAGAGACCGGATTTAGGGTTTTCTTCGAAGCATGTTTGTCAAGGGAGGGGAGGAATGCAACATCGATGCCTCCAATAAGGGAATGGAGCCTGCAAGAGCCACCATCGACGACTCAGCCGGAGTACGGCTTTAGCCGGAAGCCTCACTCGCCCAAACTCATGATTCAGACAGCCCATCCGGCCTACCACCTCCACGACAGGCAAGCACCATGCCACATCTCTCCCATGCACATCCCAGAGATGGCACACCACAAGGATCCTCGCCGCAAGCCCATAGAAACACAGATTGGGCTCTGTCGCCTACGGATCTCACTCCTCTGCCTACCCCAGAGTCTATGCAAAACTACTGCTTCAACCACGTCGCTGGATCGATCGGTGTCATGCCGGCTGACCCAGGTCCAGGCAACCCCACTTTGGCTACCACGGGATCGTCTTGGCGGGTTTTGTGCGCAAGCCAACAAGGTCGGCATCCGTGGCAACACAGGACCACCATGGCCTCCACGCTGCATGCGGTAGTGTGCGCGCTCCTATACATGCCTGGCGCACCTCCAAGCACCTCTCAGCACCCGCGCCGCATGGGGTCAATGATGCCTAGCTGCCAACCCACAAAG is drawn from Aegilops tauschii subsp. strangulata cultivar AL8/78 chromosome 1, Aet v6.0, whole genome shotgun sequence and contains these coding sequences:
- the LOC109782568 gene encoding protein CASPARIAN STRIP INTEGRITY FACTOR 1 — encoded protein: MHRVSNPEMGMPRRSASLFALAFFALLLSTSLAGRQRPSFIVDQESLGQQGEVQDEAMAQLVHSRMLKDVTTSDYGTYDPTPSMQKPHFKLIPN